The Triticum aestivum cultivar Chinese Spring chromosome 7B, IWGSC CS RefSeq v2.1, whole genome shotgun sequence genome window below encodes:
- the LOC123160712 gene encoding uncharacterized protein isoform X1 has translation MAFLEPMSAANGTGSGDSDATSTASSPPASLRLRHPEQEVPGRRPDYGLPRPATTLTVAPPWSSKLTPKHGPPSSPDRSSDLPSLQKVILAPWVVSCIGTLFNFTLICILVVSWISIIFEYAVLMDRKNNACHSDNLVFTRLRRLA, from the exons ATGGCATTCTTGGAGCCCATGTCCGCTGCCAACGGCACCGGATCTGGTGACAGCGACGCCACATCCACGGCCTCATCTCCGCCGGCCAGTCTGCGTCTCCGACATCCCGAGCAAGAGGTGCCTGGCCGGCGACCTGACTACGGGCTCCCACGACCGGCAACGACTCTGACGGTGGCACCTCCGTGGAGCAGCAAACTGACCCCCAAGCACGGACCACCTTCCTCTCCAGATCGCAGCAGTGACTTGCCTTCTCTGCAG AAGGTTATATTGGCTCCATGGGTAGTTTCATGTATTGGGACGCTCTTCAACTTTACGCTCATTTGCATTCTTGTAGTCTCATGGATTTCTATAATATTTGAATACGCAGTGCTGATGGACAGGAAGAACAATGCCTGTCATTCAG ATAATTTGGTGTTCACTCGCTTGCGGAGATTGGCATAG
- the LOC123160712 gene encoding uncharacterized protein isoform X2: protein MDCIHKELQELVALGHRKVILAPWVVSCIGTLFNFTLICILVVSWISIIFEYAVLMDRKNNACHSDNLVFTRLRRLA, encoded by the exons ATGGACTGTATCCATAAAGAGCTCCAGGAGCTTGTTGCACTTGGTCACCGT AAGGTTATATTGGCTCCATGGGTAGTTTCATGTATTGGGACGCTCTTCAACTTTACGCTCATTTGCATTCTTGTAGTCTCATGGATTTCTATAATATTTGAATACGCAGTGCTGATGGACAGGAAGAACAATGCCTGTCATTCAG ATAATTTGGTGTTCACTCGCTTGCGGAGATTGGCATAG